A segment of the Catenuloplanes nepalensis genome:
GGTCATCCTGGGTATCTGTGACCTGCTCCGAACGCGTACCGCCGAGCGGGAAGACCGTCGCCAGTGATGACAGCCCAGCCCTCGCACCATACGGTTCGGGCCTCGCTGCCACCGGTTGCGGACTCCAGTCGTACCGCCCGGCATCTGGTCGTCGACGCCTGTGCCCGGTGGAACGTGCCCGCGCTCGCGGACACCGCCTGCGTGATCGCCAGCGAGCTGGTCAGCAACGCGGTCCGGCACGCCGGCACCCCGATGGACATGACGCTCGCGATCGCCGACGGGAAACTGCTGCTCGCGGTCCGGGACGGCAGCCCGCGCCCGGCCGTCGCCACTCACCCGGACCCGCACGCGCCGGGCGGCCGCGGCCTCCTGCTGGTCGGCGAGATGTCACAGGCGTGGGGCAGCCTCGCGCTGCCCGACGGCGGCAAGGTCGTCTGGGCGGCGCTGCGGACGAACGCGGAGTAGCCGCGCGGCTCAGGCGACCGCGCGGGCCGACGCCGGGTCCGGCCATGCCGGCGGCCCGTCCGGCGACGTGGGCGCGCCCTCCGCGGCCGGCGCGCCGACCGTCGCCTCCACCGGCTCCCCCTCGGGCAGGCCGGGCAGCGTCGCCTCCGGCAGGCCGGGCAGCGTGGCACCGGCCGGCTTCGAAACCCCCGGCAGCGTGGCACCGGACGGCGGCCCCACCGCCCGGCCCAGCCCGGACTCGGCCGCGGCGCGGCGCGCCTCCGCACTGCCGGGCGGATAGACGGGCAGCCCGGCCGCCTCGAGCACCGGCATCGCGTTGCGCACCGGCGGGCAGGGCAGCGGCTGCTGGCAGCGGTCGCACATGGTGTCGTCCGAGTCCCCGTTCTCCGGTCCGTGGATCGCCACCATCTCCAGCGCCGTCTGCGCGAAGACGCTCTCCGGATTGATGTACGAGTGACTGCTCATCACTTTCCCCCGATGATCCGCGCGGCATATGCCCGATATCTTCCCCTGAAACCGGGCTCGGCGCGGCGGAAAGCACCACCCGCGCGCGGCCACCCGTACCGTATGGGCGTTTTGTGCTTGTTAGAACTTGTTATCACGTGCGATTCACTCAATGTCGCCTATCGGCTACCGAAAGTAGAATCGGAGGGTGCCACGCTCACGCAGCGTTCAAACCGGTTGCAGCAGAAGCGCCGTGGCAGGAGAAACGGAGTGACACCCATGCCCGAGGCAGTCTGGGACAAGGAGCTCTTCCCGGAGCCCGTCGTCCGCCGATTCGGTCCCGTGGTGACCGGCCGGTTCCTCAACTACCTCGCCGGCTACACCCGCGAGCTCAAGGTCGACCAGCCGGTCCTGATGCTCATCTTCGTGGCCGCGACCACGGCCCAGCTGGTCGGCACGGCCCTGCTCACGCTGGTCCGCGGCGCCGCGGGCAAGGGCGCGACCCGGCGGAAGTTCAAGGAGCTGAAGAAGGGGCCGGAGTTCCTGGTCACGCCGATGCGGATCCGCGGCGACGACGGCCAGCT
Coding sequences within it:
- a CDS encoding ATP-binding protein, translating into MTAQPSHHTVRASLPPVADSSRTARHLVVDACARWNVPALADTACVIASELVSNAVRHAGTPMDMTLAIADGKLLLAVRDGSPRPAVATHPDPHAPGGRGLLLVGEMSQAWGSLALPDGGKVVWAALRTNAE